Sequence from the Streptosporangium brasiliense genome:
ACCCCAGGCCCGATCCCAAGCCCGACACCGGCTCCAAGGGCGACGAGTCGTCCCCCCGGGACACCGGGTCCAAGGGCGACGAGACGCCATCCCGCGAGACCGGGTCCAGGGGCGACGAGACGCCATCCCGCGACACCGGCTCCGACTCCAAGGGCGGCACCGGATCCAAGGGCGATGAGACCTCTCCGCGGGACGGGGGGCCCACCTCCGACAGGTCCGGGGACGACGACGGTTCCCGCAAGGTGAACGTCTACGACCCCCGGATGGAGAACGTCTCCGACAACGGTTCCGACCTCAAGCCCGACACCGGTTCGAAGGGTGATGAGACCTCTCCGCGGGACGGGGGGTCTGTCCCTGATGGGTCGGGGGAGGGTTTCGATCCTCCGGTGGAGAATGTCAGCGATGACGGTCCGGGGGTGGGTTCGGAGGACGGTGCCGGTTCTGATTTCAAGGACGGCACGGGTTCGAAGGGTGATGAGACCTCTCCGCGGGACGGGGGGTCTGTCCCTGATGGGTCGGGGGAGGGTTTCGATCCTCCGGTGGAGAATGTCAGCGATGACGGTCCGGGGGTGGGTTCGGAGGACGGTGCCGGTTCTGATTTCAAGGACGGCACGGGTTCGAAGGGTGATGAGACTTCTCCGCGGGACGGGGGCTCCGCCTCCGACGGCGACATCCTGGACACCGCGCGGAAGGACCACCCCGACGACATCGACCAGCGCGGCGACATGAAGCCGAGGGTCGTGGCGGTGGACGGCGTGCCGGTCCTCCAGGTCCCCCTCGACTCGCCCACGGCGGCGGAGGTCGCCGAACTGCTGAAGAACATCGAGGACATCCCGCCGCTGGAGATGCCCGGCGCCGACGGCGGCTCCGACACCGCCGCCCGGCCCGACCGGATCGAGCCCCGCACGGCGCCGCCGTGGACCGACTCCGGCGTCCCCGTCCCCGACACGGCCGACCTGGACCAGGCGTTCCAGCCGCCGGACGGGCAGGAGAGCGGCACCCGGTCGGCCGGGAACGCCCCCGGGAGCGCGGAGACGCGGCCCGCCGTCGGCCAGGCGGCCGCGTGGCAGGCCGACGGCGACGTGGTCTCGGTCCAGGCGGACCCGCCGAGCGTCGAGGCGCTCAAGACGCTGGCCGACAACGCGCGCGACGTCGAGCCGGTGGACATGCCGAGCGTGCGGGTGCCCGACGGCGAGACGTGGGGCGAGGGCGCGTGGGCGCCCATGGACGTCGGGCCGGACGGCCCGGCGGGCGACGTGGATCCGGGAGACCCGCTGCGGCCGGTCCCGCCACCCGGCGGACGGTCGGGCGGGCAGTGAGCGTGAGGAGCCTGTGATGTTCGTGGATCCACCAGCACCGCAGCCGCTGCAGCCGGGAGAGACCCCGCCCGCCTCGGGGAGTCTCGGCCTGCCCTCCCCCGACAGGGCCACCTCGTGGGAGTTCAACCCCGACTACCAGCGGCTGGTCACGATGTGGCGGCAGGTGCTCCCCGCCCTCGACGACCTGGCGGCCAGCCTCGACCGGGCCTACCAGCTGGCCAGGAGCCGAGACGTCTGGGACGCCCCGGTGTCGGGACGCTACGTGAAGGAGATGGCCGAGTGGCGCACCCGCCTCGGCCTCTACCGGCAGGCGATCCTCACCTCGATCAGCGACCAGGCGGCCGACACCCCGAGGTGGGTGCCCGCCAACGCCGGGGCCCCGCACGCGTTCTCGTGACGGCGCGTTCCGGTGATGGCGCGCCCCTGGCCTCGGAAAGCGGGGGCGTCCGGGCTTAAAGTGGGTTGAGTCGTCATCCCCGGGATGTGAGCCATGGGCGCAGAGCCGTACTACGGGCCCGACTTCGGGCTCCTGCACAGGCGGGACCCAGAGGTCGCGCGCGTGCTCCTCGACGAGCTCGACCGGCTCCGCGGCGGCCTCCAGCTCATCGCGAGCGAGAACTTCGCCTCGCCCGCCGTGCTCGCCGCGCTCGGATCGACGCTCACCAACAAATACGCCGAGGGATATCCCGGCAGGCGCTACTACGCCGGCTGCGAGGTCGTCGACCGGGCCGAGCGGCTCGCGATCGACCGGGCCAAGCTGCTGTTCGGCGCCGACCACGTCAACGTCCAGCCCCATTCGGGCGCCTCGGCCAACCTGGCCGCCTACGCCGCGCTGCTCCAGCCGGGCGACACGGTGCTGGCCATGGAGCTGTCACACGGCGGCCACCTCACCCACGGCTCCCGGGTCAACTTCTCCGGCCGGTGGTTCGACGTCGTCGCCTACGGTGTGCGCCGGGACACCGAGCTGATCGACTACGACGAGGTCAGGGAGCTGGCGCTGCGGCACCAGCCCAAGATGATCATCTGTGGCGCCACCGCCTACCCGCGGGAGATCGACTTCGCCGCCTTCCGGGGGATCGCGGACGAGGTCGGCGCCTGGCTGCTGGCCGACGTCGCCCACACCATCGGCCTGATGGCCGGGGGCGCGCTGCCGTCGGCCGTGCCGTACGCCGACGTGGTCACCTTCACCACGCACAAGGCGCTGCGCGGCCCGAGGGGCGGCGGCATCATGTGCACGGGGGAACTGGCCGCCAAGATCGACCGGGCGGTCTTCCCGTTCATCCAGGGAGGCCCGCTGATGCACGCGGTGGCGGCCAAGGCGGTGGCGTTCGGCGAGGCGCTCCAGCCGGAGTTCGCCGACTACGCGCGCCAGGTGGTGGCGAACGCCCAGGTGCTGGCCGACGCGCTGGCCGCCGAGGGCATGCGGCCGGTCTCCGGCGGCACCGACAGCCATCTGGCCCTGATCGACCTGCGCGACATGGGGATCACCGGCGCGGTGGCCGAGCGGCGGTGCACCGCCGCGGGGATCACGCTGAACCGCAACGCGATCCCCTACGACCCCGAGCCGCCCACGGTGACCTCCGGCATCCGGGTCGGCACCCCCTGCGTCACGACGCAGGGGATGGGGCCCGAGCAGATGAAGGAAGTGGCCTCGATGGTGGCGCAGGTCATCCGAGACCCTGACGCAGTAGGAGAGATCCGGCAGCGGGTGACGGCGCTGACGGAGACCCATCAGATTTATCCCAGCGAACTATGAGCTGTTCTGTGTCGTTTTCCGGTCACAGCTGGCCGGACTATCCGCGAAACTAGGTCCGTGCGCGAATACCTACTCATGGCGCTGGTGGCGGCGGCGGTGACCTATCTCCTGGTCCCGCTGATCCGCGTGTTCGCCATCCGCATCGGTGCGATGCCAGAGGTCCGTGACCGTGATGTGCACACCACCCCGACGCCCAGACTCGGCGGTCTGGCCATGTACGGCGGGCTCGTCGCCGGCCTGCTGATCGCCAGCCAGTTACCCTACGCCGGGGGCAGGCTGGCCGAGGGCAAGACCGTGATCGCGCTGATCGCGGCGGGCGGCCTGATCACCCTGACCGGTTTCCTGGACGACTGGTGGGGGATGGACGCCCTCATCAAGCTCGCCGGGCAGGTCGGCGCCGCGGGCGTCCTGGTCGCCTTCGACGTCAGCCTGCCGTGGCTCCCGCTGCCCAGCTCGCTGGGCGGCCAGGTCATCCTCGACTCCACGCTGAGCCCGCTGATCACGATCCTGGTCGTGGTCGTCATGATCAACGCGGTCAACTTCGTCGACGGGCTGGACGGCCTGGCGGCCGGGATCGTCGGCATCGCCGCCATGGCCACCTGGACCTACTCCATCGTCCTGTCCAAGGACTACGCCGACACCAGCATCAACGTCACGGCGGCGATCGCCTCGGTGCTCATCGGCATGTGCCTCGGTTTCCTGCCGCACAACTTCCACCCGGCGAAGATCTTCATGGGCGACACCGGGGCGATGCTGATCGGCCTGGTCCTCGCGTCCACGATGATCACCATCACGCCGCTCGACTCGACCAGCATCAACCGCTTCCCGGTGATCCTGCCGATGCTGGTGCCGGTCGCCATCCTGGTGCTCCCGCTGCTGGACCTGATCATGGCGGTGGTCCGGCGCACCTCCAACGGCCTGTCGCCGTTCGCCCCCGACCGGGGCCATCTGCACCACCGGCTGCTGGACATCGGCCACTCGCACCGGCGCAGCGTGCTGATCATGTACACCTGGACGTTCCTGTTCGCCTTCGCGGTCGTGGCGATGTCCGTCGAGGGCGTCCCTCTCGTGCTGTTCCCGCTCACGGTGCTGCTGGCGGTGGGTGTGCTGGTGATGATGGCGCTGCCGCGCTGGCGGGCGCGCAAGGGCGGCAACGGCGGCGGCGGGATCCAGGCCGGCGGGCGGCACATCCGCCCCGGCGGGGGGCCGGCCCAGGAGCAGGCCCGTCCGCTCCCGCCGGAGCCGTCCGGCCCCCGGTCGGCCGCGGCCGACGGCGACACCGCGGTCCGCTCCGTGCTGCCTGACCTGTCACTTACCGCTCCCAGTCCGGGTTTCTCAACCCCTGAGACGCTGCGTTGAACACCTCCTGGAAACCTCTTGATCGTTTACTTGAAACGGCAGGTAAAGGCGCTCTTCCGTGAGCTTGTGATAGCTTTCACTAGCAGCCGCTCAACAGGATGAGCCCTGCAAGGTAGCAATCGCTCGCTTGATAACAGTTACTTGGAGTGCCGATGCAGGCCAACGACGTACGCCTCTTGAAGGGGGCGGCCATACCCACACTGCTGGTGGGCCTCGTCGTGGTCGTCGTCGCCGCCCTCGTGGCCGGAGGCAAGGGGGCGCTGGGCGCGGCGATCGGGGCCCTGGTCGTCTGCGCCTTCTTCACCCTCGGCATCGTCGCGGTCTCCTACGCCAGCCGCGTCTCGCCCATGGCGATGATGACGGCCGCCGTCGTGGGTTACGTGGTGAAGATCATCATCGTCATGGGCCTGCTGAAGGCGTTCGAGGACGTCACCGCGTTCGAGCCCAGGGCCTTCGGCTGGGGCGCCGTCGCGTGCACCGTCGCCTGGACCGTCGGCGAGATGCGGGGCTTCATGAAGCTCAAGATGCTCTACGCCGACCCCGACGGCAAGACCCCTGGGTCGAGGTGATTCCCGATGAGGCGTAGTATCTCGCTCGCCGGGATGACCGGGCCCGATATGACTAGTCCCCGCCGCGGCTGCTATCGTCATGCCCGCGATGAGCGAAAAGAAAATCCGGCCCGAGGACGACGGCCGCGACTTCGCCAGCGCCGCCTGGTCGATCCCCAGCTATCTGCTTTCCGGGATGCTCCTGTACGGCGGTGCCGGCTGGTTGCTGTCCAAATGGACTGGCGTGGTCGCCTTCATGCCGATCGGGTTGATCCTCGGAGTCGCTCTCGCCGTCTACCTGGTCTACCGGAAGTACGGTCGCTAGCCTTCGGCGGCGGTCGCTTCGCTGACGAAGCCATTTCGATCCACTACCACGCTGAAGGGAACGCCGCGTGAGCACGCTGACGCTCCTCGCTTCCGGGGACGAGTTCACGGCCCCGGGCCTCGAACTCTTCGACTCCCCCCCGATCATCCCAGGCGTCGACTGGTTCACGAAGCCGGTTCTGCTGGCGCTCCTGAGCACGCTCATCGTCGTGGCCTTCTGCTGGTCCGCGTTCGCCAACCCGAAGATCGTGCCCCGGGGCGTCCAGAACGTCGCCGAGATGGGCTACATGTTCGTCCGCGACCAGGTCGCCCGGCCGTTCCTCGGCAAGGACGCCGACCGGTGGATGGGCCTGCTGCTCAGCATCTTCTTCATGGTCTGGATCTGGAACCTGATGGGTGTCGTTCCCGTCCTGCAGTTCCCGGTCGCCTCGCACATCGCCTTCCCCATCGTGCTGGCGCTCAGCATCTACTTCCTCAAGATCTACCTGGGCGTCAAGCACCAGGGCGCGGTCGGCTACTTCAAGAACATGATGTTCCCGCCGGGACTGCCCAAGCCGATCTACGTGCTGCTGGCCCCCATCGAGCTCCTCTCGAACATGGTCATCGCGCCCTTCACCCACGCGGTGCGACTGTTCGCCAACATGTTCGCCGGTCACATCATCCTCGCGTTCTTCAGCCTCGTCGGCTTCTGGTTCCTCTTCGAGAAGCTCACACCGCTGGGCGCCCCGCTCGGCGTGGTCGGCGTCATCATGACGATCGCCATGACCGGCTTCGAGATGTTCATCCAGTTCCTGCAGGCGTTCCTCTTCGCAATGCTCGCCGCGATGTACATCGGCAACTCGCTCCACGCCGAGCACTAAGACCAACCTCGAATAGTCCAGACCGGTGGACGACCCACCGGCCGATCCGTAAAGGAACACACAATGAGCGTCCTCGCTGAGGTCACCGGCTCCCTCTCCAACCTCGGCTCGATCGGTTACGGCCTCGCCGCGATCGGCCCC
This genomic interval carries:
- the glyA gene encoding serine hydroxymethyltransferase; protein product: MGAEPYYGPDFGLLHRRDPEVARVLLDELDRLRGGLQLIASENFASPAVLAALGSTLTNKYAEGYPGRRYYAGCEVVDRAERLAIDRAKLLFGADHVNVQPHSGASANLAAYAALLQPGDTVLAMELSHGGHLTHGSRVNFSGRWFDVVAYGVRRDTELIDYDEVRELALRHQPKMIICGATAYPREIDFAAFRGIADEVGAWLLADVAHTIGLMAGGALPSAVPYADVVTFTTHKALRGPRGGGIMCTGELAAKIDRAVFPFIQGGPLMHAVAAKAVAFGEALQPEFADYARQVVANAQVLADALAAEGMRPVSGGTDSHLALIDLRDMGITGAVAERRCTAAGITLNRNAIPYDPEPPTVTSGIRVGTPCVTTQGMGPEQMKEVASMVAQVIRDPDAVGEIRQRVTALTETHQIYPSEL
- a CDS encoding glycosyltransferase family 4 protein; translation: MREYLLMALVAAAVTYLLVPLIRVFAIRIGAMPEVRDRDVHTTPTPRLGGLAMYGGLVAGLLIASQLPYAGGRLAEGKTVIALIAAGGLITLTGFLDDWWGMDALIKLAGQVGAAGVLVAFDVSLPWLPLPSSLGGQVILDSTLSPLITILVVVVMINAVNFVDGLDGLAAGIVGIAAMATWTYSIVLSKDYADTSINVTAAIASVLIGMCLGFLPHNFHPAKIFMGDTGAMLIGLVLASTMITITPLDSTSINRFPVILPMLVPVAILVLPLLDLIMAVVRRTSNGLSPFAPDRGHLHHRLLDIGHSHRRSVLIMYTWTFLFAFAVVAMSVEGVPLVLFPLTVLLAVGVLVMMALPRWRARKGGNGGGGIQAGGRHIRPGGGPAQEQARPLPPEPSGPRSAAADGDTAVRSVLPDLSLTAPSPGFSTPETLR
- a CDS encoding AtpZ/AtpI family protein; the encoded protein is MSEKKIRPEDDGRDFASAAWSIPSYLLSGMLLYGGAGWLLSKWTGVVAFMPIGLILGVALAVYLVYRKYGR
- the atpB gene encoding F0F1 ATP synthase subunit A — protein: MSTLTLLASGDEFTAPGLELFDSPPIIPGVDWFTKPVLLALLSTLIVVAFCWSAFANPKIVPRGVQNVAEMGYMFVRDQVARPFLGKDADRWMGLLLSIFFMVWIWNLMGVVPVLQFPVASHIAFPIVLALSIYFLKIYLGVKHQGAVGYFKNMMFPPGLPKPIYVLLAPIELLSNMVIAPFTHAVRLFANMFAGHIILAFFSLVGFWFLFEKLTPLGAPLGVVGVIMTIAMTGFEMFIQFLQAFLFAMLAAMYIGNSLHAEH